The Phyllopteryx taeniolatus isolate TA_2022b chromosome 14, UOR_Ptae_1.2, whole genome shotgun sequence genome has a window encoding:
- the slc25a24l gene encoding solute carrier family 25 member 24, like isoform X1, translating to MDQFRGLFVKLDRNQDGFISLSELRSEMSKHGISAAEAKVQNVIDSYDNDNNGQLDYDEFLSYMMDRERKWKICFDHLDKNKSGLIDQEDIICLFKELGVVISKAHANKVIQMMDTDGSMTVDWDEFLQHVILKPVDDIGELVSSWKHSLVFDVGESRALAIEFPEESSGIGAWRKFVLGAGLADAVSRTVTAPIDRLKTQLQFYGSKAFTRGLQELRFGNLRSMWQGNAVNVLKGTPQSTLQCLIYAQMKVSMQGRSQGSLSVQQRFGLGCVSGAVAHAVFYPLEVLKVRLNLQRVGTYHGMVACARSIYRDESLSSFYRGFKPSIICMIPYAGVECAVHQSIMTWAQSDPAYSTDCGLFFFSFVAFACGQMSSYPLAVIRTQQQAQEWGLRAVISPANWRLWSLQHPRRPRKAVYFGSHTTSSGVLEGLVRIYERHGLRGYYNGMGASFVRAVPCALINFTLCRMFQNLFSSMGT from the exons ATGGATCAATTCCGTGGATTATTCGTTAAACTGGACCGCAACCAAGATGGTTTCATCTCGTTGTCGGAGCTGCGCAGTGAAATGAGCAAGCATGGCATCTCTGCGGCAGAGGCTAAGGTGCAG aatGTCATTGACTCCTATGATAACGACAACAACGGCCAACTGGATTATGATGAGTTTCTCAGCTACATGATGGACCGAGAGAGGAAATGGAAGATTTGCTTTGACCACCTGGACAAGAACAAGAGTG GGCTGATTGACCAGGAGGACATCATATGTTTGTTTAAGGAGTTAGGAGTGGTCATTTCAAAGGCCCATGCCAATAAAGTAATACAAAT GATGGACACGGACGGCTCTATGACGGTGGACTGGGACGAGTTCCTGCAGCACGTCATCCTCAAACCTGTGGATGACATTGGTGAGCTGGTGTCGTCATGGAAACACAGTCTG GTTTTCGACGTGGGCGAGAGCCGAGCGCTGGCCATCGAGTTTCCCGAAGAGAGTTCCGGCATCGGTGCGTGGAGGAAGTTTGTACTCGGTGCTGGTTTGGCTGATGCGGTTTCCCGGACAGTGACGGCTCCCATCGACCGCCTCAAGACCCAGCTGCAG ttctaTGGATCCAAGGCCTTCACTCGTGGCTTGCAGGAGCTTCGCTTCGGCAACCTACGTTCCATGTGGCAGGGCAACGCCGTCAATGTCCTGAAGGGGACGCCGCAGTCCACACTTCAGTGTCTCATCTACGCTCAG ATGAAGGTGTCCATGCAGGGCAGAAGTCAGGGGAGTCTGAGTGTGCAGCAACGCTTTGGCTTGGGTTGCGTATCCGGTGCTGTGGCTCATGCTGTCTTTTACCCTCTGGAG GTGTTGAAGGTGCGGCTAAACCTGCAGCGGGTGGGCACCTACCACGGCATGGTAGCCTGCGCCCGCTCCATCTACCGGGATGAGTCCTTGTCCTCGTTTTATCGAGGATTTAAGCCCAGCATCATCTGTATGATCCCGTACGCAGGCGTGGAATGTGCGGTACATCAG TCTATCATGACCTGGGCCCAGAGCGATCCAGCTTACAGTACCGACTGCGGGCTCTTCTTCTTCAGTTTTGTGGCCTTTGCTTGTGGACAAATGAGCAGCTACCCTCTGGCGGTGATAAGAACACAGCAGCAGGCGCAAG AATGGGGACTGAGGGCTGTGATCTCTCCAGCAAACTGGAGACTATGGAGTCTACAGCATCCAAGAAGGCCAAGAAAGG CTGTCTACTTCGGTTCTCACACCACATCGTCGGGCGTCCTTGAAGGACTTGTCAGGATATACGAAAGACATGGACTGCGGGGGTACTACAACGGGATGGGGGCCAGCTTTGTCCGGGCCGTTCCATGCGCCTTAATAAACTTCACCTTATGCAGAATGTTTCAAAATCTGTTTTCCTCCATGGGTACATGA
- the slc25a24l gene encoding solute carrier family 25 member 24, like isoform X2: MDQFRGLFVKLDRNQDGFISLSELRSEMSKHGISAAEAKVQNVIDSYDNDNNGQLDYDEFLSYMMDRERKWKICFDHLDKNKSGLIDQEDIICLFKELGVVISKAHANKVIQMMDTDGSMTVDWDEFLQHVILKPVDDIGELVSSWKHSLVFDVGESRALAIEFPEESSGIGAWRKFVLGAGLADAVSRTVTAPIDRLKTQLQFYGSKAFTRGLQELRFGNLRSMWQGNAVNVLKGTPQSTLQCLIYAQMKVSMQGRSQGSLSVQQRFGLGCVSGAVAHAVFYPLEVLKVRLNLQRVGTYHGMVACARSIYRDESLSSFYRGFKPSIICMIPYAGVECAVHQSIMTWAQSDPAYSTDCGLFFFSFVAFACGQMSSYPLAVIRTQQQAQAVYFGSHTTSSGVLEGLVRIYERHGLRGYYNGMGASFVRAVPCALINFTLCRMFQNLFSSMGT; this comes from the exons ATGGATCAATTCCGTGGATTATTCGTTAAACTGGACCGCAACCAAGATGGTTTCATCTCGTTGTCGGAGCTGCGCAGTGAAATGAGCAAGCATGGCATCTCTGCGGCAGAGGCTAAGGTGCAG aatGTCATTGACTCCTATGATAACGACAACAACGGCCAACTGGATTATGATGAGTTTCTCAGCTACATGATGGACCGAGAGAGGAAATGGAAGATTTGCTTTGACCACCTGGACAAGAACAAGAGTG GGCTGATTGACCAGGAGGACATCATATGTTTGTTTAAGGAGTTAGGAGTGGTCATTTCAAAGGCCCATGCCAATAAAGTAATACAAAT GATGGACACGGACGGCTCTATGACGGTGGACTGGGACGAGTTCCTGCAGCACGTCATCCTCAAACCTGTGGATGACATTGGTGAGCTGGTGTCGTCATGGAAACACAGTCTG GTTTTCGACGTGGGCGAGAGCCGAGCGCTGGCCATCGAGTTTCCCGAAGAGAGTTCCGGCATCGGTGCGTGGAGGAAGTTTGTACTCGGTGCTGGTTTGGCTGATGCGGTTTCCCGGACAGTGACGGCTCCCATCGACCGCCTCAAGACCCAGCTGCAG ttctaTGGATCCAAGGCCTTCACTCGTGGCTTGCAGGAGCTTCGCTTCGGCAACCTACGTTCCATGTGGCAGGGCAACGCCGTCAATGTCCTGAAGGGGACGCCGCAGTCCACACTTCAGTGTCTCATCTACGCTCAG ATGAAGGTGTCCATGCAGGGCAGAAGTCAGGGGAGTCTGAGTGTGCAGCAACGCTTTGGCTTGGGTTGCGTATCCGGTGCTGTGGCTCATGCTGTCTTTTACCCTCTGGAG GTGTTGAAGGTGCGGCTAAACCTGCAGCGGGTGGGCACCTACCACGGCATGGTAGCCTGCGCCCGCTCCATCTACCGGGATGAGTCCTTGTCCTCGTTTTATCGAGGATTTAAGCCCAGCATCATCTGTATGATCCCGTACGCAGGCGTGGAATGTGCGGTACATCAG TCTATCATGACCTGGGCCCAGAGCGATCCAGCTTACAGTACCGACTGCGGGCTCTTCTTCTTCAGTTTTGTGGCCTTTGCTTGTGGACAAATGAGCAGCTACCCTCTGGCGGTGATAAGAACACAGCAGCAGGCGCAAG CTGTCTACTTCGGTTCTCACACCACATCGTCGGGCGTCCTTGAAGGACTTGTCAGGATATACGAAAGACATGGACTGCGGGGGTACTACAACGGGATGGGGGCCAGCTTTGTCCGGGCCGTTCCATGCGCCTTAATAAACTTCACCTTATGCAGAATGTTTCAAAATCTGTTTTCCTCCATGGGTACATGA
- the dnajb4 gene encoding dnaJ homolog subfamily B member 4, with product MGKDYYKTLGISKGATEEDIKKAYKKQALKWHPDKNKSAAAEEKFKEIAEAYEVLSDPKKRDIYDQHGEEGLKGGSGPPADGQGNTFSYTFHGDPHATFATFFGGSNPFEMFFGRKAGNGRDDEDMEVDGNDPFGSFTSFNLNGFPRDAHSGPAGQQQQQRRKQDPAIVHELRVSLEEVFHGCTKRMKISRKRLNPDGRTMRTEDKILTIEIKRGWKEGTKITFPREGDESPNTIPADIVFVIKDKPHQHFRREGSNIVYPVRVSLRQSLCGCSVTVSTIDGNTCNMKITDVVKPGMRKTVAGQGLPFPKNPEQRGDLVVEFDVNFPETLPSNAKDVLKRHLPT from the exons atggggaaagaTTACTATAAAACGCTCGGCATCAGTAAAGGAGCCACGGAGGAAGATATTAAAAAAGCGTACAAGAAGCAGGCATTGAAATGGCATCCGGACAAAAACAAGTCGGCGGCGGCCGAGGAGAAATTCAAGGAGATCGCCGAGGCTTACGAGGTCCTCAGCGACCCCAAGAAAAGGGACATCTATGACCAGCATGGCGAAGAAG GTCTCAAGGGAGGAAGTGGTCCCCCGGCCGACGGCCAGGGTAACACCTTCTCATACACCTTCCATGGAGACCCACACGCCACGTTCGCGACCTTCTTTGGTGGCTCTAACCCCTTTGAGATGTTCTTCGGGCGCAAGGCGGGAAACGGGCGTGACGACGAGGACATGGAGGTGGACGGAAACGACCCCTTTGGTTCCTTCACCAGCTTTAACCTAAATGGATTCCCCCGGGACGCACACTCCGGCCCAGCAgggcagcagcaacagcagcgtCGCAAGCAGGACCCGGCCATCGTCCATGAGCTCAGAGTCTCCCTGGAAGAGGTATTCCACGGTTGCACCAAGCGGATGAAGATCTCCCGCAAGCGACTGAATCCGGACGGTAGGACCATGCGCACGGAGGACAAGATCCTCACCATCGAGATCAAGCGAGGCTGGAAGGAGGGGACCAAGATCACGTTCCCGCGCGAGGGCGACGAGTCACCCAACACCATCCCGGCGGACATTGTGTTTGTCATCAAGGACAAGCCGCATCAACACTTCAGGCGGGAGGGTTCCAACATCGTGTATCCCGTCCGGGTCAGCTTACGACAG TCATTGTGCGGATGCTCGGTGACCGTGTCCACCATCGACGGCAACACGTGCAACATGAAGATCACTGACGTGGTGAAGCCGGGCATGAGGAAGACTGTGGCGGGCCAGGGTCTGCCCTTCCCCAAAAACCCAGAGCAGAGAGGAGATTTGGTGGTGGAGTTTGATGTGAACTTTCCAGAAACGTTACCTAGCAACGCCAAGGATGTTCTGAAACGCCATTTACCCACTTAG
- the slc25a24l gene encoding solute carrier family 25 member 24, like isoform X3 has translation MDTDGSMTVDWDEFLQHVILKPVDDIGELVSSWKHSLVFDVGESRALAIEFPEESSGIGAWRKFVLGAGLADAVSRTVTAPIDRLKTQLQFYGSKAFTRGLQELRFGNLRSMWQGNAVNVLKGTPQSTLQCLIYAQMKVSMQGRSQGSLSVQQRFGLGCVSGAVAHAVFYPLEVLKVRLNLQRVGTYHGMVACARSIYRDESLSSFYRGFKPSIICMIPYAGVECAVHQSIMTWAQSDPAYSTDCGLFFFSFVAFACGQMSSYPLAVIRTQQQAQEWGLRAVISPANWRLWSLQHPRRPRKAVYFGSHTTSSGVLEGLVRIYERHGLRGYYNGMGASFVRAVPCALINFTLCRMFQNLFSSMGT, from the exons ATGGACACGGACGGCTCTATGACGGTGGACTGGGACGAGTTCCTGCAGCACGTCATCCTCAAACCTGTGGATGACATTGGTGAGCTGGTGTCGTCATGGAAACACAGTCTG GTTTTCGACGTGGGCGAGAGCCGAGCGCTGGCCATCGAGTTTCCCGAAGAGAGTTCCGGCATCGGTGCGTGGAGGAAGTTTGTACTCGGTGCTGGTTTGGCTGATGCGGTTTCCCGGACAGTGACGGCTCCCATCGACCGCCTCAAGACCCAGCTGCAG ttctaTGGATCCAAGGCCTTCACTCGTGGCTTGCAGGAGCTTCGCTTCGGCAACCTACGTTCCATGTGGCAGGGCAACGCCGTCAATGTCCTGAAGGGGACGCCGCAGTCCACACTTCAGTGTCTCATCTACGCTCAG ATGAAGGTGTCCATGCAGGGCAGAAGTCAGGGGAGTCTGAGTGTGCAGCAACGCTTTGGCTTGGGTTGCGTATCCGGTGCTGTGGCTCATGCTGTCTTTTACCCTCTGGAG GTGTTGAAGGTGCGGCTAAACCTGCAGCGGGTGGGCACCTACCACGGCATGGTAGCCTGCGCCCGCTCCATCTACCGGGATGAGTCCTTGTCCTCGTTTTATCGAGGATTTAAGCCCAGCATCATCTGTATGATCCCGTACGCAGGCGTGGAATGTGCGGTACATCAG TCTATCATGACCTGGGCCCAGAGCGATCCAGCTTACAGTACCGACTGCGGGCTCTTCTTCTTCAGTTTTGTGGCCTTTGCTTGTGGACAAATGAGCAGCTACCCTCTGGCGGTGATAAGAACACAGCAGCAGGCGCAAG AATGGGGACTGAGGGCTGTGATCTCTCCAGCAAACTGGAGACTATGGAGTCTACAGCATCCAAGAAGGCCAAGAAAGG CTGTCTACTTCGGTTCTCACACCACATCGTCGGGCGTCCTTGAAGGACTTGTCAGGATATACGAAAGACATGGACTGCGGGGGTACTACAACGGGATGGGGGCCAGCTTTGTCCGGGCCGTTCCATGCGCCTTAATAAACTTCACCTTATGCAGAATGTTTCAAAATCTGTTTTCCTCCATGGGTACATGA